One Rosa chinensis cultivar Old Blush chromosome 5, RchiOBHm-V2, whole genome shotgun sequence genomic region harbors:
- the LOC112203940 gene encoding vignain: MLFDMFINQNHGLSSEANYPYTGVDRTCNAQKEANHAASIIGHEDVPANSESALLKAAANQPISVAIDASGSDFQFYSSGVFTGTCGTSLEHGVTATGYGISDDGAKYWLVKKSWGTEWGEEGYIRTQGDVAAQEGLRGIAMAASYPTT; the protein is encoded by the coding sequence ATGCTTTTTGATATGTTCATTAATCAAAATCATGGACTCAGTAGCGAGGCTAACTATCCCTACACCGGTGTAGATCGTACATGCAACGCGCAGAAGGAAGCAAACCATGCAGCCTCGATAATTGGCCACGAAGATGTGCCTGCTAACAGTGAAAGTGCACTTCTCAAGGCAGCTGCTAATCAACCTATTTCTGTTGCCATTGATGCTAGCGGATCTGATTTCCAATTCTATTCAAGTGGTGTTTTCACAGGAACCTGTGGAACGAGTCTAGAGCATGGTGTTACTGCTACTGGTTATGGCATCAGCGATGATGGGGCTAAGTATTGGTTGGTTAAGAAATCATGGGGCACAGAATGGGGAGAAGAAGGTTACATAAGAACGCAAGGAGATGTTGCTGCACAGGAAGGTCTTCGTGGCATTGCTATGGCAGCCTCTTACCCCACTACCTAA